The proteins below are encoded in one region of Clostridium estertheticum:
- the modB gene encoding molybdate ABC transporter permease subunit has product MSEYSPLWISIKTSITATFIVFFIGIAAAWFMANYKGRARGILDGILTLPMVLPPTVVGFILLMIIGKNFPIGKLLSRFGINIIFTWYATVIAATVVAFPLMYRTCVGAFRQIDVNVINAARTLGVSERKIFWNVAVPLAWPGIAAGTVLSFARALGEFGATIMIAGSIPGKTQTIPIAIYFAEVAGETGNAIKWVILIFIISLTVMVASDKWAEKQMFIVSSARRK; this is encoded by the coding sequence ATGTCAGAATATTCACCATTATGGATTTCCATAAAAACCTCTATTACAGCTACTTTTATAGTGTTTTTTATTGGTATCGCAGCGGCTTGGTTTATGGCTAACTATAAGGGACGCGCTAGAGGGATATTAGATGGGATTTTGACATTGCCAATGGTACTTCCTCCAACGGTTGTAGGGTTTATATTACTTATGATTATAGGAAAGAATTTTCCTATAGGAAAGTTGTTAAGTAGATTTGGAATTAATATAATATTCACATGGTATGCTACAGTTATAGCTGCAACTGTAGTTGCTTTTCCTTTAATGTATAGGACTTGCGTTGGTGCTTTTAGGCAAATTGATGTTAATGTTATTAATGCAGCAAGGACCCTTGGAGTATCAGAGAGAAAAATTTTTTGGAACGTAGCTGTACCACTAGCTTGGCCAGGAATTGCGGCAGGTACAGTCTTGTCATTTGCAAGGGCACTTGGAGAATTTGGAGCAACTATAATGATTGCTGGAAGTATTCCTGGTAAAACGCAAACAATACCAATTGCGATATATTTTGCTGAGGTAGCAGGAGAAACTGGTAATGCTATTAAATGGGTCATATTAATATTTATAATATCTCTAACAGTAATGGTTGCTAGTGATAAATGGGCGGAAAAGCAAATGTTTATAGTATCATCCGCAAGGAGAAAATAA
- the modA gene encoding molybdate ABC transporter substrate-binding protein, producing the protein MKKRVRFVLTMFLVTFTLAMTGCAQKAKTAETPPKVATQKSVTLTISAAASLTEAMGEIKTLYKKEKPNVTINYNFGSSGILQQQIEQGASADLFFSAATKQMTALEKKGLLIDSTKVNLLGNTVVLITKNDSTSTIKEFKDLENSNNKKIALGEPKTVPVGQYSEEILTSLKILDKVKAKAVYAKDVKEVLSWVESGDADAGIVYGSDAKTSKKVKVIAVAGKELYKKPVVYPVAVIKASKNIDDTKVFLKYLSSDKAKAVFVKYGFSFLVK; encoded by the coding sequence ATGAAAAAAAGAGTACGTTTTGTATTAACTATGTTCCTAGTTACATTTACATTGGCAATGACGGGGTGCGCTCAAAAGGCTAAAACAGCTGAAACACCACCGAAAGTAGCTACTCAGAAATCAGTTACACTTACAATTTCAGCAGCTGCAAGCTTAACAGAGGCCATGGGGGAAATAAAAACACTTTATAAAAAGGAAAAGCCCAATGTTACAATAAATTATAACTTTGGTTCTTCAGGAATTTTACAACAACAAATAGAACAAGGCGCTAGTGCTGATTTATTCTTTTCAGCAGCTACGAAACAGATGACTGCACTTGAGAAAAAAGGGTTGCTGATTGATTCTACTAAAGTTAATCTATTAGGAAATACTGTAGTGCTTATAACTAAGAATGATTCTACATCGACTATTAAGGAGTTTAAAGATTTGGAAAACAGTAATAACAAGAAAATTGCTTTGGGAGAACCTAAAACTGTCCCTGTAGGACAATACTCAGAGGAAATATTGACATCTTTAAAAATTCTTGATAAAGTAAAAGCAAAGGCTGTTTACGCAAAAGATGTTAAAGAAGTTTTATCTTGGGTGGAATCAGGAGATGCAGATGCCGGAATTGTATATGGCAGCGATGCTAAGACTTCTAAAAAGGTAAAGGTAATAGCTGTTGCTGGCAAGGAATTATACAAAAAACCAGTGGTATATCCAGTAGCTGTAATTAAAGCTAGCAAAAATATAGATGATACAAAAGTCTTTTTAAAATATTTATCTAGTGATAAAGCAAAAGCAGTGTTTGTTAAATATGGTTTTAGTTTTCTTGTAAAATAG
- a CDS encoding substrate-binding domain-containing protein, giving the protein MEKFSALTPIEVAEILKISKNTVYELVKRGELNSYKVGNKLRIEMKDIEEYKNKSKRLQNNKQSNDEGINSYNLIESPYGVEKIQKSYGFVICGQDIMLDILSRHLQHHTKGFQALRSYIGSYDGLYALYHGNVQIATAHLWDGETGQYNVPYVKRMLPGIPAIIVHLANRMQGFYVQRGNPKNVKGWEDLKRSEIIIINREIGSGTRVLLDEHLKKLGIDGNNISGYDRECFSHLAVASTVARGGADIAVGNEKACQQVNEIDFIPLQTESYELVIKKEDIDKPHFQAVLQIIRSKEFKLELEGIGGYDLKDIGVITAET; this is encoded by the coding sequence GTGGAGAAATTTTCTGCATTAACTCCAATAGAAGTTGCAGAGATACTTAAAATATCTAAGAACACAGTTTATGAATTGGTAAAAAGAGGAGAGCTTAATTCATATAAGGTTGGCAACAAATTAAGAATAGAGATGAAGGATATTGAAGAATATAAAAATAAGTCTAAAAGACTTCAAAATAATAAACAAAGTAATGATGAAGGAATTAATTCTTATAATTTAATTGAGAGCCCATATGGAGTAGAAAAAATTCAAAAAAGTTATGGCTTTGTTATATGTGGTCAGGATATTATGCTAGATATATTATCAAGACATTTACAACACCATACTAAAGGGTTTCAGGCACTTAGATCTTATATTGGTAGTTATGATGGATTGTATGCACTTTATCATGGTAATGTTCAAATTGCTACGGCTCATTTATGGGATGGTGAAACAGGGCAGTATAATGTACCTTATGTAAAAAGAATGCTTCCTGGAATACCTGCAATAATAGTTCACCTTGCTAATAGGATGCAAGGATTTTATGTTCAAAGGGGTAATCCTAAGAATGTAAAAGGGTGGGAAGATTTAAAACGATCAGAAATTATTATAATAAACCGAGAGATAGGTAGTGGGACAAGAGTATTGTTAGATGAACATTTAAAAAAGCTTGGAATAGATGGGAATAATATATCCGGTTACGATAGAGAATGTTTTTCACATCTTGCAGTAGCAAGCACTGTTGCAAGGGGAGGAGCCGATATAGCTGTTGGAAATGAAAAAGCTTGCCAGCAGGTAAATGAAATTGATTTTATTCCATTGCAAACTGAAAGTTATGAACTTGTAATTAAAAAAGAGGATATTGATAAACCTCATTTTCAGGCTGTACTTCAAATTATTAGGTCAAAGGAGTTTAAACTCGAGCTAGAAGGTATTGGTGGATATGACCTAAAAGATATAGGGGTTATAACCGCAGAGACTTAA
- a CDS encoding methyl-accepting chemotaxis protein, whose product MKWFRNLDVVKKTMLVFTVISIAIILTGGIGVISLLQQVNSNNIVQINKSRDLIILITVISFVITHLMAYALCGNIMKPLNKIRDLASRLSLYDFSTPITIIRRDEFGQTGEALNTAQENIKELVKEILINSSEMTLSSEALSVTAYKITSKMKGIDFSTSEINKSVQESSATSEEITASTFEVNSSMEVLSSKAMEGSNNALKIKDKAKEVQMHAEKALYESNIIYEEKEKNILKAIQDGKVVHEIKVMADAIAAIASQTNLLALNAAIEASRAGEQGKGFAVVADEVRKLAEQSSETVNTIQGTIVKVQDAFNNLSENSNDILNYIIKDIKPVLEQYAISGKQYDLDGEFLSSMVSEIASMSEEVEATVNQVSIAVQTLTENSQLAVESTGDIQVNINETAKDMDEVVQRVKGQSELTLKINGLLEKFKI is encoded by the coding sequence ATGAAATGGTTTAGAAATTTAGATGTAGTAAAAAAAACTATGTTAGTATTTACAGTGATTAGCATAGCTATAATTTTAACTGGAGGGATAGGGGTAATAAGTTTATTACAGCAAGTAAATTCAAATAATATAGTTCAAATTAATAAATCTAGGGATTTAATAATACTTATTACAGTTATATCATTTGTTATTACCCATTTAATGGCTTATGCATTATGTGGTAATATAATGAAACCACTAAATAAGATTAGAGATTTAGCAAGTAGGTTATCATTATATGATTTTTCAACTCCAATTACTATTATAAGAAGGGATGAATTTGGTCAAACAGGTGAAGCATTAAATACTGCACAGGAAAATATTAAAGAATTAGTAAAGGAAATATTGATTAATTCTTCTGAAATGACTTTATCATCGGAAGCACTTTCAGTTACAGCTTATAAAATTACATCTAAAATGAAAGGCATAGATTTTTCAACATCTGAAATTAATAAATCAGTTCAGGAATCTAGTGCTACGTCAGAAGAAATAACTGCATCTACTTTCGAAGTTAACTCTAGCATGGAAGTTTTATCTTCAAAAGCCATGGAGGGTAGTAACAATGCTTTAAAAATAAAAGACAAAGCGAAAGAAGTCCAAATGCATGCTGAAAAGGCTTTATATGAGAGCAATATTATTTATGAAGAAAAGGAAAAGAATATACTAAAAGCGATACAAGATGGAAAAGTAGTACATGAAATAAAAGTTATGGCAGATGCAATTGCAGCTATTGCATCGCAAACTAATTTGCTTGCATTAAATGCAGCGATTGAAGCTTCAAGAGCTGGAGAACAAGGTAAAGGATTTGCAGTAGTTGCAGATGAAGTAAGAAAACTTGCAGAGCAATCATCAGAAACAGTAAATACAATTCAAGGTACTATAGTAAAAGTTCAAGATGCATTTAATAACTTATCAGAAAATAGTAATGACATACTTAATTATATTATAAAAGATATTAAACCAGTCTTAGAGCAATATGCAATATCAGGAAAGCAATACGATTTAGATGGAGAATTTCTTAGCTCAATGGTAAGTGAAATTGCATCAATGTCTGAAGAAGTTGAAGCAACAGTAAATCAAGTTAGTATAGCTGTTCAAACTCTGACAGAAAATTCTCAATTAGCTGTAGAAAGTACAGGTGATATTCAAGTCAATATTAATGAAACTGCCAAAGATATGGATGAAGTAGTACAAAGAGTTAAGGGACAATCAGAACTTACATTAAAAATTAATGGACTATTAGAGAAATTTAAAATTTAG
- a CDS encoding SH3 domain-containing protein, with protein sequence MKKRMVFLVMLLSIVSSQVAIADTGVVNTSSLRVRQKPSLLSNITGYLLKNEKITTLGKSGDFYIINHGGTTGYIGSSYVNIVKSTPVTTEKYGQITATTLNVRSGAGSTYPVTGSITLGSKVTILGTLNGFYKIIYNGKTNYISTLYVKLVSSTSTPTATVTPAVIPPAKPTGVGNIIASDFLNVRKTASLDSNATILGSLKPNQKVDIYGSQSNFYKIKYSGQWGYIYKPYVSLVNETSSSPSYISNGQQSTTTVTGNNIVSYANTFLGTPYLWGGATPATLSTTGKYISGGFDCSGLVVYVYNHYGITLPRTTMDQINVGSPINIDNLKNGDLVFFTTNTSSPSEVSHIGIYIGNNKFIHCPKPGDVVKVSELTGYYKDNFVIGKRVIK encoded by the coding sequence ATGAAAAAAAGAATGGTTTTTCTAGTAATGCTACTGTCTATAGTAAGTTCCCAAGTTGCAATTGCCGACACTGGTGTTGTAAATACATCATCATTACGTGTTAGACAAAAACCTTCACTTTTATCTAACATTACAGGTTATCTTTTAAAAAACGAAAAAATAACTACTCTCGGAAAATCTGGAGATTTTTATATAATAAATCATGGTGGAACAACTGGTTACATAGGTAGCTCATACGTAAATATAGTAAAAAGCACTCCTGTTACCACTGAAAAATATGGTCAAATAACAGCGACAACATTAAATGTAAGATCTGGAGCTGGTTCCACTTATCCCGTGACTGGATCTATTACACTCGGAAGCAAAGTCACAATACTCGGTACCTTAAATGGATTTTATAAAATAATTTATAATGGAAAAACAAATTATATAAGTACATTATATGTAAAGCTTGTAAGTAGTACAAGTACCCCTACAGCTACAGTAACACCTGCTGTAATACCTCCAGCAAAACCTACCGGTGTTGGAAATATTATAGCATCTGATTTTTTAAATGTAAGAAAAACAGCTTCATTAGATAGTAATGCAACTATTTTAGGTTCATTAAAGCCAAATCAAAAGGTAGATATATATGGATCTCAAAGTAATTTCTATAAAATTAAATATTCTGGTCAATGGGGATACATATATAAACCATACGTAAGTCTGGTTAATGAAACGTCAAGCAGTCCAAGCTACATATCAAATGGACAACAATCTACTACAACCGTTACCGGAAATAATATAGTGTCTTATGCTAATACATTTTTGGGTACGCCGTACTTATGGGGCGGTGCTACTCCTGCAACATTAAGTACTACTGGTAAATATATAAGTGGTGGCTTCGATTGTTCAGGACTTGTAGTTTATGTTTATAATCACTACGGTATAACTTTACCTAGAACAACTATGGATCAGATAAATGTAGGGTCACCTATTAATATAGATAATCTTAAAAATGGCGATTTAGTTTTCTTTACAACAAATACTTCTTCACCTTCTGAGGTATCTCATATTGGAATTTATATTGGAAACAATAAATTTATACATTGTCCAAAACCAGGCGATGTTGTAAAAGTATCTGAATTAACTGGGTATTACAAAGATAATTTTGTAATAGGTAAACGAGTAATAAAATAA
- a CDS encoding S66 peptidase family protein → MIGKRLRLGDTIGLISPASPENIEAIKKAILFLNNLGFNVIEGKHLYDRWGYLAGKDKDRASDIMEMFENKAVDMILCVRGGYGSSRLLSYLDYDIIKKNPKIFAGFSDITVFLNAFYEKCGLTTFHSPMGTSNLEDMVTFKSFMFTFMEGYKPYTIKNPDEFKTSCINPGIAKGNLIGGNLGLICNSLGTPYEIDMKDKILFIEEVNEAPYRVDRILTQLLLSNKLKQCKGIILGQFKDCDLPHYERSLTLEEVLEDRLYNLDIPMFSGFCSGHDYPKLTIPIGARVRMDAELGIINVLDAVVE, encoded by the coding sequence ATGATTGGGAAAAGGTTAAGGCTCGGAGATACTATTGGGCTAATTTCTCCTGCAAGTCCTGAAAATATAGAAGCAATAAAAAAGGCAATTTTATTTCTAAATAATCTAGGATTTAATGTAATAGAAGGGAAACATCTATATGATAGATGGGGTTATCTTGCTGGTAAAGATAAAGATAGAGCATCCGATATTATGGAAATGTTTGAAAATAAAGCAGTAGACATGATACTTTGTGTTAGAGGTGGATATGGCTCAAGTAGATTACTATCATATCTAGATTATGATATTATAAAGAAAAATCCAAAGATATTTGCAGGGTTTAGTGATATAACAGTTTTTCTAAATGCTTTTTATGAAAAATGTGGGCTAACTACATTTCATAGCCCAATGGGTACTTCTAATTTAGAAGATATGGTCACATTTAAAAGCTTTATGTTTACATTTATGGAAGGGTATAAACCATATACTATTAAAAATCCAGATGAATTTAAAACATCGTGTATAAACCCAGGTATAGCGAAGGGTAACCTTATAGGCGGTAATTTGGGGTTAATATGTAACTCGCTTGGGACTCCCTACGAAATTGATATGAAAGATAAAATACTTTTTATAGAAGAGGTTAATGAGGCCCCTTATAGAGTTGATAGAATACTAACACAACTTTTATTATCAAATAAACTTAAGCAGTGTAAGGGGATTATTTTAGGCCAATTTAAAGATTGCGACTTACCGCATTATGAAAGAAGCCTTACACTAGAAGAAGTTCTTGAGGATAGATTATACAATTTAGACATACCTATGTTTTCGGGGTTTTGCTCAGGTCATGATTACCCTAAACTTACAATCCCAATTGGGGCTAGGGTCAGAATGGATGCGGAACTTGGAATTATAAATGTATTGGATGCTGTAGTAGAATAA
- a CDS encoding SoxR reducing system RseC family protein has translation MKIDQSKEKGTLKEKKTNMLLASFMLFVFPIIIVVVAVVLGQHIGKYIGAPIQISRVCGGIVGFIFAIVVIKLFDKSAAIDDKEEKIYWEDL, from the coding sequence ATGAAAATAGATCAATCTAAAGAAAAAGGTACTTTGAAAGAGAAAAAGACTAATATGTTATTAGCTTCCTTTATGCTATTTGTCTTCCCGATAATAATTGTTGTTGTTGCAGTAGTCTTAGGACAACATATAGGAAAATATATAGGAGCACCTATTCAAATTTCTAGAGTTTGCGGAGGAATCGTTGGTTTTATATTTGCAATTGTAGTTATTAAATTATTTGATAAATCAGCTGCGATAGATGACAAAGAAGAAAAAATTTATTGGGAAGATTTGTAG
- a CDS encoding flavodoxin family protein, whose translation MNIMIITASPNTDGLTAACGKAAKVGVEMGSALANMISLNTLNISSCHACESGWGTCLKEHTCQVKDDFQDLHEKMSKADGYIIITPVYWGDMSESLKSFIDRLRRCEALNGDKNNLFGKPFICVAAPGGTGNGCISTLASFERFVDHVKGVKYDFIGITRRNKEYKLVTIKNAANSMVQSLTV comes from the coding sequence ATGAACATAATGATAATTACTGCTAGTCCTAACACTGATGGGTTAACTGCTGCCTGTGGCAAAGCCGCAAAAGTTGGAGTAGAAATGGGCTCCGCTCTTGCTAATATGATAAGTCTTAACACATTAAATATTTCATCCTGCCATGCTTGTGAAAGTGGATGGGGGACATGCCTTAAAGAACATACCTGCCAAGTAAAAGATGATTTTCAAGACCTACACGAAAAAATGTCGAAAGCAGATGGCTACATAATTATTACACCAGTTTATTGGGGTGATATGAGCGAATCGCTTAAGTCATTCATTGATAGACTACGCAGATGTGAAGCCTTAAATGGTGATAAAAACAATTTATTTGGCAAACCTTTTATATGCGTTGCTGCTCCTGGGGGAACCGGTAATGGGTGTATTTCTACTCTTGCCTCATTCGAAAGATTCGTAGATCATGTTAAAGGTGTAAAATATGATTTCATAGGGATAACAAGGAGAAACAAAGAATACAAGTTGGTTACCATAAAAAATGCTGCAAACAGTATGGTACAAAGCCTAACTGTATAA
- the ilvD gene encoding dihydroxy-acid dehydratase has product MRSDVVTKGTGRAPQRALFNALGFTKEEMERPLIGIVSSKNDIVPGHMNLDKIVEAVKIGVAMAGGTPIVFPAIAVCDGIAMGHQGMKYSLATRDLIADSTEAMAMAHAFDALVMVPNCDKNVPGLLMAAARVNVPTIFVSGGPMLAGKIDGCKTSFSSIAEAVGEFNVGKITEEKLEEFENKCCPTCGSCSGMYTANSMNCLTEVLGMGLGGNGTIPAVYSERIRLAKHAGMKIMELLGKNIRPRDIMTQGAFENALTMDMALGCSTNSMLHLPAIAHEVGIELNVDMANAISDKTPNLCHLAPAGHTYVEDLNEAGGVYAVMNEINKLNLLNTDLITCTGKTVGENIKGCVIKDTQVIRTITNPYSTTGGIAVLKGNLAPDSCVVKRSAVSNEMLKHEGPARVFDCEEDALSAINSDEIIPGDVIVIRYEGPKGGPGMREMLNPTSAIMGRGLGNSVALITDGRFSGATRGAAIGHVSPEAAVGGNIALIHEGDIISIDINANSINFNVSDEELKIRKANWKPRKPSITTGYLARYAALVSSGNKGAILEIPKY; this is encoded by the coding sequence ATGAGAAGTGATGTAGTAACAAAAGGAACAGGCAGAGCACCTCAACGTGCACTATTTAATGCTTTAGGTTTTACAAAAGAAGAAATGGAAAGGCCTCTTATTGGTATCGTTAGTTCAAAAAACGATATTGTACCAGGTCATATGAATTTAGATAAAATTGTAGAGGCTGTGAAAATTGGTGTAGCAATGGCAGGCGGTACTCCAATAGTTTTTCCAGCAATTGCAGTATGTGATGGAATTGCAATGGGTCATCAAGGTATGAAGTATTCACTAGCTACAAGAGATTTAATTGCTGATTCAACAGAGGCAATGGCTATGGCACATGCTTTTGATGCACTAGTAATGGTACCAAATTGTGATAAAAATGTACCAGGACTTTTAATGGCAGCAGCAAGAGTTAACGTACCAACTATTTTTGTAAGTGGTGGACCTATGCTTGCAGGTAAAATTGATGGATGTAAAACAAGTTTTTCAAGCATTGCTGAGGCAGTTGGTGAGTTTAATGTTGGTAAAATTACTGAGGAAAAGTTAGAAGAATTTGAGAATAAATGTTGTCCAACCTGTGGATCTTGTTCTGGTATGTATACTGCAAATAGCATGAACTGTTTAACAGAAGTCCTTGGAATGGGGCTTGGCGGGAATGGAACTATCCCAGCGGTTTATTCTGAGAGAATTAGGCTTGCAAAACACGCTGGAATGAAAATTATGGAGCTACTAGGTAAAAATATAAGGCCGAGAGATATTATGACCCAAGGAGCATTTGAAAATGCTCTAACTATGGATATGGCTCTTGGATGTAGTACAAACAGTATGCTTCATTTGCCGGCAATTGCTCATGAAGTAGGCATTGAGTTAAACGTGGATATGGCAAATGCAATTAGCGATAAAACACCTAATCTTTGTCATCTTGCCCCAGCAGGACATACATATGTTGAGGATTTAAATGAGGCTGGTGGAGTTTATGCTGTTATGAATGAGATAAACAAATTGAATTTATTAAATACGGATTTGATTACATGTACGGGTAAAACTGTTGGAGAAAATATCAAAGGATGCGTAATAAAAGATACACAGGTCATTCGCACCATTACAAATCCTTATAGCACTACTGGTGGAATTGCTGTACTTAAAGGTAATCTTGCTCCGGATTCATGTGTTGTAAAACGGTCTGCAGTATCAAATGAAATGTTAAAGCATGAAGGACCTGCAAGAGTGTTTGATTGTGAAGAGGATGCTTTAAGTGCTATCAATTCAGATGAGATTATTCCAGGAGATGTTATAGTAATTCGCTATGAAGGTCCTAAGGGTGGACCTGGAATGAGAGAAATGCTTAATCCAACATCTGCAATTATGGGACGAGGACTCGGTAACAGTGTAGCTCTTATAACAGATGGACGGTTTAGTGGTGCAACAAGGGGAGCTGCAATTGGACATGTTTCTCCAGAAGCGGCAGTTGGCGGAAACATTGCTTTAATTCACGAGGGGGATATTATATCAATAGATATTAACGCTAATTCTATTAACTTTAATGTAAGTGATGAAGAGCTTAAAATAAGAAAAGCAAACTGGAAACCAAGAAAACCTAGTATTACAACAGGTTACCTTGCTAGGTATGCTGCATTAGTATCATCAGGTAATAAAGGTGCTATATTAGAAATTCCTAAATATTAA
- a CDS encoding FadR/GntR family transcriptional regulator encodes MSRKEKNLSQSVADDILAMITIDKKFIIGDKLPNENELSKQLGVSRTTLREGIRILVTHNILEIKRGKGTYVANHEKLNGDFGLEEFSTIKMNVKDLYEMRLIFEPQTAYYAAKRATDKELARILYYGRLEEDKILNKLDRTETEQAFHKSIAKATHNEFMNKLMPILYKAIDKGVILSYENETIICDTLSDHHMIMEFLEARDAEGAKTAMKLHILHAMRGLGISNE; translated from the coding sequence ATGTCAAGAAAAGAAAAAAACTTATCTCAAAGTGTTGCTGATGATATCCTTGCAATGATTACTATAGATAAAAAATTTATTATTGGAGATAAACTACCAAATGAAAATGAATTATCAAAGCAATTAGGAGTAAGTAGAACTACACTTCGCGAAGGTATTCGTATTTTAGTAACTCACAATATACTTGAAATTAAGAGAGGCAAAGGAACATATGTGGCAAATCATGAAAAGCTTAATGGGGATTTTGGATTAGAAGAGTTTTCTACAATTAAGATGAATGTTAAAGATTTGTATGAAATGAGATTAATTTTTGAGCCTCAAACTGCTTATTATGCTGCAAAGAGGGCAACAGATAAGGAACTTGCAAGAATATTATACTATGGTAGATTAGAGGAAGATAAAATTTTAAATAAGCTTGACCGTACTGAGACGGAGCAAGCTTTTCATAAATCTATTGCAAAGGCAACTCATAATGAGTTTATGAATAAGTTAATGCCTATACTTTACAAAGCAATTGATAAGGGCGTCATTTTATCCTACGAAAATGAAACCATAATTTGCGATACTCTAAGTGATCATCATATGATCATGGAGTTTTTAGAGGCCAGGGATGCAGAGGGTGCAAAAACAGCAATGAAACTTCATATTTTACACGCTATGAGGGGTCTTGGAATAAGTAATGAATAA
- a CDS encoding leucine-rich repeat domain-containing protein, which produces MIKVHYIKFKWVSIFLIILVVLSFGGYRFVKNSSLNNKAKLTLVSTQVTESTVITFPDENLEKAIRAYIQCPTGDILRDDVDKITNLQNTKGKHIKNLSGIENLTNLVCLNLSNNQISNLKPLNGLTNLTNLNLASNKINNIEPLTGLIELTHLNLDTNQMSNIEPLKGLVELTNLDLSTNKMSNIEHLKRLTKLTNLNLADNQMRDIEPLKGLTKLTSLNLAANQMSNIEPLKGLTNLTDLNLAANKMSNIEPLKGLTKLTSLNLAANKMSDIEPLKGLTNLTNLNLAANQTSNIEPLKGLTNLIDLYLDTNQIKGYSSGNTKYKELEMPSNVNTVITPKQNITSVSGQAEASKVITFPDGNLEKLIRDAIQKPTGDILKSDVDKITNLQDAKDKHITNLSGIENLTNLTSLNLSNNQITSIEPLKVLINLTELNVSMNQIEVTDMLSLRNVLPKCNIE; this is translated from the coding sequence ATGATAAAGGTTCATTATATCAAATTTAAGTGGGTCAGTATTTTTTTGATTATATTAGTTGTACTTAGTTTTGGCGGTTATAGATTCGTAAAAAATTCATCATTAAATAATAAAGCTAAACTAACACTCGTAAGTACCCAGGTAACAGAGAGTACGGTGATTACATTTCCAGATGAAAATTTGGAAAAAGCAATAAGAGCATATATACAGTGCCCTACCGGAGATATTTTAAGAGATGATGTTGATAAGATAACAAACCTACAAAATACTAAAGGCAAACATATTAAGAATCTTTCAGGCATAGAAAATCTGACTAATTTAGTATGTCTAAATTTAAGTAATAACCAAATTAGTAATTTAAAACCTTTGAATGGATTAACAAATTTGACTAATTTGAATTTAGCATCTAATAAAATTAATAATATAGAACCGTTGACAGGGCTTATTGAATTGACTCATCTGAATCTGGATACTAATCAAATGAGTAATATAGAACCTTTAAAAGGACTTGTTGAATTGACTAATTTAGATTTATCCACTAATAAAATGAGTAATATAGAGCATTTAAAGAGACTTACTAAATTGACAAATCTGAATTTGGCTGATAACCAAATGCGTGATATAGAACCTTTAAAAGGACTTACTAAATTGACAAGTTTAAATTTAGCAGCAAATCAAATGAGTAACATAGAACCTTTAAAGGGACTTACTAATCTAACAGATTTGAATTTGGCTGCGAATAAAATGAGTAATATAGAACCTTTAAAGGGACTAACTAAATTGACTAGTTTGAATTTAGCTGCGAATAAGATGAGTGATATAGAACCTTTAAAAGGGCTAACTAATTTGACTAATTTGAATTTAGCAGCAAATCAAACGAGTAACATAGAACCTTTAAAGGGACTTACTAACCTGATTGATTTGTATTTAGACACTAATCAAATAAAAGGTTATTCTTCAGGTAATACTAAGTATAAAGAACTGGAAATGCCTAGCAATGTGAATACAGTTATTACTCCTAAGCAAAATATAACAAGTGTCAGCGGTCAGGCTGAAGCTAGTAAAGTTATAACATTTCCAGATGGAAATTTAGAAAAACTAATAAGAGATGCCATTCAAAAACCAACTGGAGATATTTTAAAATCTGATGTTGATAAGATAACAAATTTGCAAGATGCTAAAGATAAACATATCACAAATCTTTCAGGGATTGAGAATCTGACTAATTTGACTTCATTAAATTTAAGTAATAATCAAATTACTAGTATAGAACCTTTAAAAGTGTTGATTAACCTAACTGAGTTAAATGTCAGTATGAATCAAATTGAAGTTACAGATATGCTATCCCTACGAAATGTTTTGCCTAAATGCAATATCGAATAA